DNA sequence from the Peromyscus eremicus chromosome 7, PerEre_H2_v1, whole genome shotgun sequence genome:
AAGGACAAACGAAAGAAAGtcctttaattattaaaaaaatcaataatatcTGAGTCAGAAAACAGCAACTGACATCTGCCTTAATTTTGCATAATCATAGAAAACTTGTGAATACATAATAAGGACTTTCTTTCCAGCCATCTTTACTCTTGGGACAGATGTTAACACAAACCCCAGAAGTCATTCTTACAAGCTGTTCTTAAATTCTAGGGACTTTAGGGGATTTTTGTACATGTGAATGTTTTCTACTCCTAATAAGTACAAAGTCCCAGAAGCATCACATAAAAGCTCCACATCACAGGACACTCATACTAATGGGTCCTGGCAAACTAAAGGTGATCTCCTTCAGGACACTGAGAGTCTATTCTATTAGATGAATAATCATTTGTTACATGAAAAAGAAaccaagcaacttctaaaatctTCAATTTCTGTGCAGTACCTAGGTAAGTGCCCAGTTTCATTTATGGCAACAGTCTGTTAGAGGAACAGTTGGCATACGAACCATATTCACTCACATGCAATACCTCAGCTTTACCTGGGAGTATTTATTTCACGGTTCTCTCCAGTAGATAAAGTCTTCCTGTCTGTTTTCCTGTCatcattttgttaatttattataCATTATTATGACTATGTCACTCAATCTGAAGGAATGATTCTGAGTCCAAATTTAACCAGCTGTGGTACTGAAAACTTCATTGCAGTTTCCATGACTCTGAAGCTTTTGATTTCCTTAAGCACCTCTGTGCAAGAAACATCTATTTTCCACAATCCTATTTTTTCCCAAATTAGATAAAATTCTGGGACAAAGTATTCTTTACTGCAGTAGTTCTCTTGCTGTGTTAAACTGTCTAGGATGAGCTCCATTCTCAGGTCATTCACTGCAAGGGGACCTCATATCTCTCTCGCACATCATCTAGAATTCCCCTTTATAAGAAGCTTTAGAAGTCTGAACCATCTTTTGATGTCTGAAATGATTCACATTGGCAATCTCTCACATTTCAGTTTTGTAATAATGTAGATGACTAATTTCAGGAAATATCAATCATTTCTAATATAAACTGGTGAAAGGGTTGTTCTAGAACCATATACACTGAGTTCAAATTCTGAGTCTACTCTTAAATTATCCAAACCTTGATTTCTACATGAGAAATACATAAACCTTCAAGAGTTttaaagaattcaaggtcataaaGTAGGTAAAGTGCGTGGGAACAACCTGGAATGtatgaggaagaaagaaggaggaaagagggaggcatAGAAGAGGGGATGTGAAAGAGTTCATTGTTATCTTTAGGTGCATTTTTCTAACTGTACTCCAACAACACACACTATCATCCAATATGGCTCAATCCAAAAACATTTTGTGCTGAAAAACTGTGGTAACACTAGATTTTGATATTTCTTAAGGGAAGAAATGTAGCACGTGATATTATATGTTCAGATCGAAGGTCAAGAGCTCTGTGGGAATCAATTACTAGAAAGTACCAGTTTATAGTAATAGAATTCTTCCTAGTATGCTCAACAGCAAATGCTCCTGTCTTATAATGATTGTCTATCAGTTTTAAGGGTTATAAGTGATGGCTTCTTTGCTAGTGACTAGGGTACTAAGCAGCTGACACTTTTAAGAATAGCTAAGTGGGAGGAAACTCTCCTTAATAAACTTGGGGTAAGCAACTATATCACAGGAGGCTGTGTTTCACCAGAGTGAAATGAGGAAACAGCTGTCTTTTTAGCCTCCACCAGCATCATAGGGATCCAGGAGGTCTTACCTGGATACTCCAGTTTAGAGTAATTTTCCTTCTTGGAGTGACTCAATTATTTTTGTACATGAACATATCTACCTTTTGTACAGCTTGgtataaaatctattttcaattcaGTGGTGCTGAGGAATCATCTGTTCCTTGTTTGCGGGTATTTTGAAGATATCTGTGTATAAAGAAACCAACCAGAGAACCAGTTTTAAAATCTTCCACAACTGTGTCTACTTTTTATTCTTGCTTGATTATATATTGAACTTTTGTTTGGTTGGATCACTTagcttttttttccagaaagatttTAACAATATAACCCAAGTTAATGCTATACCCTATGCAGCCAAACTGTTCCTAAAGTAATAGCAATCCTCTGTCTCAGCTCCTTGAATTGTGGTTAAATGCATGAGCAAACACACACAGTGTTTCTACTCTTCACCTGTCAGCAAACACTTCCTTCTCTCCATagaacaaaatttttattttgatgctaaTTCCAAAAGGCAAATGTTTCTATGTCAATGAGGAAGAGGTTCATTTTGTGATCTAAACTCACAATTGACTTACAAAATTAAAGGAGATATATTAGTGGTCCATGAAATATAGATGAAAACAATACCTTGGTTATTTCTAAACTCTCTTTGAAGCTTCGGTTTCATTTGGAAGAGGAATAAGGCCTTCCATAATGTAATTTTTAGTTGCACTTGAGATCAGGCATGTTCATGGTGGTATCATAGTATACTAAAGTCTTATTTTCTGCTTCCACAGAAATCTTCAAAGAATGGGCATGGGGAATCATTCTACTGCAACTGTGTTTGTGTTGGTGGGATTAACACAGCAGCCAGAGCTCCTGCtgcctcttttcctcctgttcctGGGAATATATGTGGTAACAGTCGTGGGGAACCTGGGCATGATCCTGCTCATCACAGTCAGCCCACTGCTGCACACTCCCATGTATTATTTCCTCTGTAGCTTATCCTTCGTTGATCTCTGCTATTCCACTGTCATTACACCCAAAATGCTGGTGAACTTTCTTGGGAAGAAAAATTTGATCCTCTATTCTGAGTGCATGGctcagttctttttgtttgtgatCTTTGTTGTGGCTGAGGGTTACCTACTGACTGCTATGGCATATGATCGATATGTGGCCATCTGCAGACCACTGCTGTACAATGTGATCATGTCCTCAAGACTCTGTTCACTATTAGTTCTGGTTGCCTTCATCCTAGGCCTTTTGTGTGCCATTGCACACACAAGTGCTCTGATGAAGCTGAGCTTCTGCAAATCCCACATCATAAGCCATTACTTCTGTGATGCTCTCCCCCTCCTCAACCTCTCCTGCTCTAACACATATCTCAATGAGCTTCTCGTATTTGTCATTGGAGGAATCAACACTTTGGTGCCCACCATAGCTGTTGCTGTCTCTTATGTCTTCATCTTCTGTAGCATCCTTCGCATCAGGTCATCAGAGGGCCGGTCCAAAGCCTTTGGAACCTGCAGCTCTCACCTCATGGCTGTGGGAATCTTCTTTGGGTCTATCACCTTTATGTATCTTAAGCCTTCTTCAAGTACCTCTCTAGAGCAAGAGAAGGTGTCTTCTGTGTTCTATACCACAGTGATCCCAATGCTGAACCCATTAATATATAGTTTGAGGAACAAAGATGTGAAGAAAGCCTTAGGCAGATTCTTGGTGGGGAGATAAGTCTTACTTTTGGCAAACGGTGGACTGGAAAAGAGAACTGTTCTACTGAAAATAcgttctttcctttcatttttacttGTCCCTTATAATGTACTCCATATATACGTTTGCTGGTCTGAGATTGATCTCAGAGCAACTTGTATATAGACAAGCAGTGCAACACAGAGctatacacacaatatatatttatgtttatgcttTACTCTGTattgttttttcaattttttccaaaaaatggaaaattattttgtaaagcACGTATTTTAGTGCTTTGGTGGGAAAACTTACCTGTTTTTCATATAAATGAGATAATAATTCAATATTTTGTCTAATACCAGTCTTCTTGTCCTAACGTGCAAGTGTTGTTAAAGCTTATTTAAAGCTTCTTTGTCTGTAGGTCAGCAGTAAGAGGTGTTTGTCCTGTGAACTGTTCCACTATCCTTGATTAACTGTGTGTGGGCCTTTTGAAATGGCTCAGTTGTAGTCACAGCTTCTTTTATTTCATGAGTACAATGTCTGTGTTATACATTCACTGCTTTCTCCCTATCCTCCACCTCTTACATTCCTTCTGTCCCTCATCTGCAATGTTTCTTGAGCCTTAGAAGGTATAGTACAAAGCCTTGTTTAAGCCTCAGACCTTATCTAacacttattctcagcatccCAGGCAGCCATGAATCTCTATTTACTGTTCAATGTAAATAGAAGCATCTTTCATTGGTGTTGAGAATAGTTTTTGCTTAAGGGTATAAACATAAGTACTTAGAAAGAAATTTGTTATTATCTCTCTTTAGATAGTCATTATTAGTAATTTCCTCTCACAGAAATGATCTACAGACCATCAATGGAATCTGAGAGTTGGAGAGTCACGATCTTCAATTTTTGCAAGCACTGTGTCAATCAGAAACCAACACATAGTTCCAATAACAAGGACACAGATATTTCTGAAAGTAAGTAGAAGATAGAAATCAGTAGACACAAATGTGAAAAGGAGATCAGTAGGGGAAAGGAGAGTAGACACAAGAaagagggagatgagagaggCTAGagttaaaaacaatcaaaatgcaaaatgcatGAAACACATGTATGGAACTGTCAAAATACaaatttgatttttcaaaaagaaaacgtGCAACGTGAGATGTACTGAACTGCTCACTAATATGGAAGTTTCAGAAACATGGAACTGGATCCTAGGTCCATCCATTAATCCTTTGAGAGGACAAGACAAATGcagaagaaaatcaagagaaacaTAGGGAAAAAACAGTAGCCGAAGAGATTGTCAGTTTCAGTCTGCAAGTTCTGCTCAATGTGTTTTAACACTTCCTTTCTATTGGGAGTATGCAAGATCACTTGATTTTCACTTGCCTCCTGACTGTCATGAGTCAATATCTCCTtatacaaagacaaaataaaggaACTGTATCCTTACCCCATCatgatttattattaaatataaattgttCAATTAGCTGTGATATAAGAAATCCCTTGGGAGTGTAACAAttaggaaagaaggaaaatagtTATCTTTAATACCAGAGAATGTAATAGCTTCCTCCAAAATCTCTAAGGAGTCAGTGATCAAGCTAAGTCAAGACTTCAGTAAAGTATtgagaataaaaataacatttagaattcagtgaaaaataGATCTAGCTACAGGACATAAACCCTGCCATAAGGTAATGAGGTGATAAAACATATGTGCGTGCACTGAGCAAAAGGAGTGAAGATCTCATCTGAGACTGTCAAATGCTCCCAAAGTTCAAGAAGTAGACTTGAGTAAGTGAAAACTTAACACTTGAAATTGAATAGTCAACCCATAAAGATACTGTTTTCACACTAAATTTACAAATTTGACAAAACACTAACAAAATTCCCATAATTTTTTATGGTTCTAGCTGATTCTTTTTTACTTAGTGAAACCTCATCATACTCAAACTCATCTAGGGGAGGGTGAAGTATGTGAAACCGAACATATGTATGAAGGACAAAGATTACTTTTGACACACTTCTAAATTAAGAACTATTGCTACAGTGAAAATAACAAATAGTTGATTATGTTTCATGACTCTTCTTTTGACCTATGCCCATAGACAACAGCTGATTTTCATATTGTCATAGTGGACTGGTGATttgcatttttataatttaatgtaaATAGAAACTTTATTTATATGTTCTTAGCTTTAATTTATtcaaaataatcatttaaatatttatctataaatccatttttattgtttagaATACTATTGTATGGATTTAACAAAAtctattcacttatttattggtGATCACTCAGGGTCTTTTagtatattataaataaagttgTAATCAGTTCCATACTATTATgatcatatatattatttaattagAACAGATACCTagttgaaatatttgtatattatgTTAAGGGAGCTCTTAACCATCCCTCAAAGTGCAACTCTGCTTCTGAATGAGGTAAATTTTAAACTTTGAACAGTTATGGATAAAAGTTACAGTTGATCCATTTTAAAGCCCAAACTTgataacatattttatttaattttttttagttctaaTGTAGTCATATTTTGTGTCTTTAAATTTGCTTTCCTCTTTGTTAAAGATAcaaaatgtgtttttatgtgcttattgtttatttattttattctatcagttctgttgcTATAGATAAGAATGATTAATGCTACAACATAAAGGGGTTCTCTCACAGGACCCCACACATCTCTGCTGAAATATTCAATATTGGTATGGTTTGTTATTAATAAGGTCAATCAAGATTTATTCTCCTTCATTATGAATAAATATACTATCAATAACAATGATGACTCTGTTATGTTAAAAAATACTTGTTATTATTTAGATAAGAAAATTTTCAGTAATTCTTGTTTTTACAAAAGTTTTGAAGAATATAGGAGCTGCAGAAATCAGCAAATGTGGGATCTAGGTTAGAGACTTGATATATTACAAAGCCTTCatataaatttttaagaaaaaatataagaaacattaaaatgaatattttaaggaaattattATTATACCCGTCACTGAGGGAAATATAATGCTCAAAAACTGTGACAGGAAAAGTAAAATGAATGCCTTCTTCTACTTACTATATACATTATGTTCTTTGTACATGGTACAAATTCAAGCCATTTTATTTAGCACTTACATGAAGCAACTAGGACAAGATGGCCTTAGACCAGGCCTTACTATCTCTAGGATCCACAGAGTGCCAGTACTGGTTCCCTAACAATTTGCTAattagtgttttgtttctttctgtcacTATCGTATCCAATGCCAAGCACTCCATAGATGTTTATGTGTTCAATAAacagaaaacattgtttctatcatattcttttttttttataaatgctttttggaaatactattttaattttttgataatATGTTATACTTACATCACTCCCcccatcccttccctctctccaaaccctcctaagtaccctttcttgctctctttctaaATCATACCATctactttttattaattgttcttaTATAGAGCTAGTAAGACATGAATCCTGGAGAATAACTTACAATTTCCACTTTACTACACCAACAAAATATTTAACTACATTATACTTTTCCTTATATACATACttaataatgttttttaaagatgaaagctatcagtatgattttaaaaataatggactagagagatggctcagaacccAGAATCTGCTTCTGGCATCTCTCAAATTCTTGTAACTCTGGCACCAAAAATTATCTTCTGGACTACAAAAGCAcctacaaatacacatatactcTTTCATGGTtacagacattcacacacacacacacacacacacacacacacacacacatacacacacacacacacacacacacaaagtaaatagatgacagatagataaatagatagatagacagacagacagacagatagatagatgacagatagatagagatagatagatgatagattaaataaataaataaataaataaataaataaataaataaataaataaatacaaggatTCTACATGTCTATCATTGATGGcaacaggaggaaaggaaagttGCAGGAAGACACAAAGATCACTCATTTCTAAGCAAAGCATATGAATGACAAATCAGCTGCAGCTTGGACTTTCTATGGGCCTTTAGGTGTGCTGAGGATTCCAAACCAAAATTCAAATTttctagaaatggaaaacaaagatTCTGTCGTGTCCTTACATAGTCTCCCTGTCTACTATGCCTACGTTCTCTTTCACCACTCCTGGtgtaaaacaaatacaaatgctTTATAGGTGGCTGAGCATATCAGTACTCTGTTTCATCCATAAACATGACTAGGTAAGATCCAGGAGTAGGTTTTGGATACATGACTTAGTTACGTGTCAGAAATCACAAATGCATGGCAAAGCCATGTgattaaaattttctcatttatggCAAGCAAGTAAAACATTGTAATGAGAGCTCATTTATTGAAGATAATTAGGGAGATAGAAAATCATGTGTTAATGAGGAAGCAATAAAatgaagaagtaaaagaaaacaaattgtgTAGATAAGAGCATAAATCAAGCAAAGGACAAAAATTAAGACATTTTGACAACTGAAAAGAGATGGTCCTTGACGATGAAATAATTTATTAGTTCACCTTGAGTAATTTGCGCCCAATCCCCAAGTCTTCAAGGCAGTGGTGATGTCTATGTTACCCTTGAACAGAAAGGACAAGCTTTTGAAGAAGATATAGTATCATTAAAGTACTATTAAAGATCTAagcatttctctgtcatttcttagacAGAATTGGCACTTGCTGTAGTACTTTCTTCAGAGAacattttacttctttatttctCAGGCTATAGATCAAAGGATTCAGCATGGGTGTGACCAGGTTATTCAAGACCTGCACAGCTGCATTAAGCCAGGGATTGGGGGTAGGCTGGAGGTATATGAGGACCACGGGCATAAAGGCAAGGAGGATGGCAGTAAGATGGGCACTGCAGGTGGAGAAAGCTCTATGCCTCCCCTCAGAAGATTGGATTTGCAGAATGGAGAAGAGGATACAGCTGTAGGAggtgaggatgaggaggaagcagCTGAGGGGCATCAGTCCCACACTGATGAGCCCCACCATCTCCAGGGTTGATGTATCTGCGCAAGCCAGTTTTAGCATAGCAGGAATGTCACAGAAGTAATAGTCCACCTCATTGGGACCACAGTAGGGCAGCTGGAAAGTGAGAGTGGTCAGAAAGGTAGCCTGAATGCAGGCAAAAAATGAAGTCCCTGTTGCCAGGATGGCACACACTCTGTGATTCATGATTGTTGAGTACCTTAGAGGATGGCATATGGCCACaaagcggtcataggccatcactGTGTACAGAAAACATTCAGTACAACCCAGGAAATGGTAGAAGAAGAGTTGGCACACACAGCCTGCATAGGAGATTACTTGGGTGTTTCCTGAGAGGTAGAACAGCATCTTGGGAGAGCTAACTGAAGGGAAAAAATATGTCACACATGGACAGCTGGcacaggaagaagtacatgggtgtgtgaAGCCTAGTAGAAGATACAATTGCAAGGAGTATGAGCAGGTTTCCCACCAGGGTGAAGATGTAGAAAGATAAAAACAGGACAAAGAGTATGGTCTCCAGACCCTCTGTGTGCGGGATGCCAAGCAGGACAAAGTGAGTCACTATAGAGAGATTCATTATGGTTTCAAAAATGCATGACTTCAAAGCAGAACACAGATCTCCAAGACACAAATATTGAAATCAGACCACAGAGTTTTATCATACATATATTGGTTTCATTTTTAACAATAACCCTTATATTATGGAGCAGAACTACATggagaaaaaaatccatgaagaGTATAATTGAGGACTTAAGTTTTTGTTGAGTTTGACTTAGTCACTACAAACTTGGTTTGCCAAAGATTACAATTAAGATGTTAGGTAGAACACAATTCATTTTCTTAGGTACTTTGCTAAGTAACAGGAAGCAGCTATGGAGAAGGAGATACACTCCTGAAGAACACCCCATTTATAAGAGAGATTcaactttttccttcctctttgttcTTCTGATTTAGCGTAGTGAGTTAAAGTTACTGGACTGAGACTTCGTGGGAGGAGCTTCTTACAAAACTAGAAGACAAGTGGGAAAAACAGTTTTCTCATGGGCAGAGCACACTGACTGGTTACCTAATACTAAATGATCAGCCTTGAAAACAAACTTGCTAAGGAGGCTTACATAtaacaacaaataatgaaaaaaagaggttaTTAGTTTGAAAGataacaaagaaaggtatatgagaggaattgggggaggaaaagaaagagagggatgatataattatattataatctcaaaaataaataaaggaaaataaattataggATTATGGCATGACTATTAATGATAATCAAACTGAAATATACAATGTTAGCCACATTTTCACTGTGGAACCTGATGCAATGTATCTTTGTCTATAGAAAATGTTGgataattagtttttttttccccctgttggTCTTCCTCCCAGTaattcctttctgttctctcctgccttcctATCTCTTCCCACTTCTTTCCAGTTGTGCCCCCAACAACTCTTAGGAGATTTGGAAAGATGTATGAACAACATGAGAAACAAAACTTTCAGAAAAACTTTTTGGACAGAGGAATTTTACATTGACTTGTCTACTTTCTCAACTCTTTCTGCATCTCTCTGTAtatttctttgtgtctctctctgcatctctctctgtgcctctctgtgtctctctgtgcctgtttctgtctcagtctctctgtctgtctctgtctctatctgtctctgtctctctgtctctctctgtctctgtctctgtctctctctgtctctctctgtgtgtgtgtgtgtgtgtgtgtgtgtgtgtgtgtgtgtgtaacaaagtCAGGACTTGTTACCGGGTATTATATGTGCAGAACGAAAGTAAAGATTATCACAGAGCTGTGGAGAACTCAAACCACTTGTTCAACCTTCAGTGAAACTCTTGGAGATAAAGAATATATCACTGTAAAAGTTTTAGAGCTAATTCTAGAAGCATTGcctataaagagaaacaggaggaaCCACTTGTCTGATGCTGTTTAGGTTGACACAAGAAAGCTAACACAAGTCAGTACTGTCTAGAAAATTTCAATACATTCTAAGATCTAAATAACATAGGAAATGTATTGAATGCAACCTAGAAAGCAAGTAAGAATATGCAATCACTTTTCAAGAAAATATAATCAGGAGATATAAATTCTGATATTATACAGATATTATCTTTGATAATAAAACATTtgatattaaattattattttgataataAAACATCTACTATAACATTTCATAAGGTATGGATAGGTAGATTTGAAGTCTACAGCCTACCTAACTCAATAGAGATATCCAAAGTATAAAAATCAAGTAAACAAAAATTTGGCATTGAAAATTAACAAATGCTTAGCAAAc
Encoded proteins:
- the LOC131914219 gene encoding olfactory receptor 8D1-like, with amino-acid sequence MGMGNHSTATVFVLVGLTQQPELLLPLFLLFLGIYVVTVVGNLGMILLITVSPLLHTPMYYFLCSLSFVDLCYSTVITPKMLVNFLGKKNLILYSECMAQFFLFVIFVVAEGYLLTAMAYDRYVAICRPLLYNVIMSSRLCSLLVLVAFILGLLCAIAHTSALMKLSFCKSHIISHYFCDALPLLNLSCSNTYLNELLVFVIGGINTLVPTIAVAVSYVFIFCSILRIRSSEGRSKAFGTCSSHLMAVGIFFGSITFMYLKPSSSTSLEQEKVSSVFYTTVIPMLNPLIYSLRNKDVKKALGRFLVGR
- the LOC131914218 gene encoding LOW QUALITY PROTEIN: olfactory receptor 10D1B-like (The sequence of the model RefSeq protein was modified relative to this genomic sequence to represent the inferred CDS: deleted 1 base in 1 codon), encoding MPLRLYSRFSCIFETIMNLSIVTHFVLLGIPHTEGLETILFVLFLSFYIFTLVGNLLILLAIVSSTRLHTPMYFFLCQLSMCDIFFPSVSSPKMLFYLSGNTQVISYAGCVCQLFFYHFLGCTECFLYTVMAYDRFVAICHPLRYSTIMNHRVCAILATGTSFFACIQATFLTTLTFQLPYCGPNEVDYYFCDIPAMLKLACADTSTLEMVGLISVGLMPLSCFLLILTSYSCILFSILQIQSSEGRHRAFSTCSAHLTAILLAFMPVVLIYLQPTPNPWLNAAVQVLNNLVTPMLNPLIYSLRNKEVKCSLKKVLQQVPILSKK